Genomic segment of Thermoanaerobaculia bacterium:
GCATGGAAATCAGGATTGTCTTAAAGACCCCGACAAGGATCACCGCCGGGGCTAAATGGATACTTCCAACACGCACTGCTTCAAAAACCAGAACGGCCAGCACGGCGCCGATGGGATCGTTGACGATGCCCTCCCATTTCAGGATCGCGGCGGTATTTCCCTTGGGTTTGATCTGCATCAGGAGAGGGACCACAACGGTGGGACCGGTCACCGTAAGAATGGCTCCAAGAAGAAGAGAGAGACGGAAGGACATTCCCAGTACCGTCCAGGCCAGAAAGGTTACGAGGATCCATGTAACAAGAATTCCGATACTTACGAGGTTTCGAACGACAGTTCCGACACGGACCAGTTCCTGGATTTTAAGACTCATCCCCCCCTCGAAGAGAATGATGGCAACCGAAATGGAAACCACGGGAAAGAGAATGTCTCCCAGGAGATGATCCGGATTGAGAAGGTTGGTCAGGGGTCCCACAAGAATGCCCGCGAGAAGAAGCAAAAGAATTGAAGGCAGACGAAACCTCCAGGAAATCCATTGAACACCTATTCCCAGTACGATGATCAGCGCAATACCCTGAAGCGCATTTCCTTCCATGAATTTAGAATCCTTCCCGTTGAAACACCATGGTATGAGGATAGGCTAGAAAGGATTCAATTTCAAGCGAAGAAAAGAATTTTCCCGCAACCAGATCCGGGGAGAGTCAAGGTGTGTGCAACAGAATGCACAGAAAATTCGTACAAGAGGTGCATGAAGAAGAAAATATCGGGGCGGAGCGAGGACCGCAAGGGAAAGGAAAAGCCAGAGATTTCCAAAACCAGGGAGTACTACGAAGCTCTCCTGGTTGCTGTGATTTTCGCCTCCTTTGTCAAGGTCTTTATCTTTCAGACCTACCAGATTCCAACCCCATCGATGGTCCCCACGATCCTCGTCGGGGATCACATGATCGTCAATAAATTCATCTACCGGGCCCGGGCCCTCCCGTTCATGGAGAACGTCCTTCCCCTGGAGTCCAGGATCGACCGGGGAGACATCGTGGTCATCAAGGGAGTGGAAGACCCAAAGATCCTTCTGGTCAAGAGGGTCATCGGCCTGCCTGGGGAGATCATATCGGGATCCGGAACAACGATCTATATCAATGGAAAACCACTGGAAGAACCTTGGGCGCGCTATGAAGCCGGAGGACGCCCCGGATCGGCCTTTGGTCCCCTGAAGATTGCAAACGGCGCCTACTTCGTCATGGGAGACAACCGCGACAACTCCTGGGACAGCCGGGGATGGGGCACGGTGACAAGGGACCGGGTCATCGGGAAACCCTGGATCACGTACTGGTCCTACGAAGCTCCTCCATATAACCCCAACGCCACTTTCGGCCAAAAGGTGAAAAACTTTCTATCCGTCATCCCGAACTTCTTTACCAAAACCCGCTGGGAACGCACCTTCACGATCCCGAAGTAGATCTGAATAATGCTTCTCGCAGTTGGACGACAGAGGATCAGGGTTGTTGGAGAAACGCTCTCCTGTGTTCCACTCGATGGGTAAAAAGATCGATGCCAAGTTTCAGGAATACAAGCACAAAAGAAAAGGTCGCAGATTCCAGCAAACCAACCCAGGCGACAGAGACAAAAATGGCAATAACGACAATGCAGATCATGGCTGCCATTCGGGCGTAGGGCCAGAATAACAGGGAAACTACGTTGTCTTTCTTGAATTCCTTTCGACCGATATAGTTTATGAAAAAAGAAGTCCCGTGACTGAGAAAGAAAACCAACGAGGCGATGAGGACTCCCGTAGTCACGGACGAAAGGCCATCCATGATCTCCCTGAGACCATCTCCCCCTGCTTCTTTTGCCATGATGCCGGGAAGGATCAGGGAAAATATCCCAAATCCCAGCACCAGGCCGCCATATTTGACCATGAAGAAACCGGAAAGAACAATGGCCCACAACAACCGGGCAGCCCATCCCTCCACCCCGACATGCTTCCCGAACGGTTCTCCCCCGAGACACACGAGAAAGATGCGCCCAAGATTAAAGAACCCGATGATAAAGCCCTCGGCCCAGAGCGTGAGAAGCAATGCAAAGTAACCCCAGGAATAGAGCAGGGTAAGTCCCGCCAGAACGATGTGGGCAATAACCAGGGCAAAAACAGGAAGCGATCGCATGCCTTAAAGGATACCAGTGAATCTTAGCTAATGTATAACTTCCCCTACCAATACCAAGGTACCAAGATAATTCCGTGGTTTCTGAACACTTGATATTGATCTTGGCCCTGGAACTTGAATATTCTCTTCATAAATCACGGAGAAATCCCCATCCATATCCTCGACAATCACTTTCATCGTGTAGGTTCCCGGCTGGATGTCTCGTAAGGGTACGCGGACACTCCAGGTCGTGCAGGGGTCAAAGGGGCGGTCATGACCTCCTGTGCTCGTTGCGGGTTCGCAGTCCTCCTGCACCCTATCGGCGAGGAACTGGTACGCATGATCCAGACGTACAGTGACCTGCTTGATTCCCTCACTGTCCCAGGCCTTACCAGAAACGTTAAAGATACCCCCATCCATCTTCACCGAATAGATTTCACCCTCAGGCAGCTCTGTATCTGGTTTCACCAAAGGGAACTCATAATAGTGGTCTTCACCAGCCACATAAAGAGTTCCATTGGCTGCAGCCATGCCAAACGGGTGGGTGTCCATATCATAAAACTCCCAGTAATCAGCACAACTCCAGTAAATCCCCCAATCCTTGTAGAGATAGGTGTGGGCAATGGAATGAGTGTAATAGGATGACATGTAGATTTCCCCGTTATGTACTACGATCTGTTGTACATCATCCACAGTGTTTTCAGGCGTTAACTCACCGATGGAGCTATCATGAGTGGCTGCATAGGTGCACAGAAAATCACTGAAAAAATACTGGTAGCCGGGATAATGCCACAGTTCCAACATGGCAATTCCTGATCCGGCTATATTACTCGGTTCACCACTCGGTCCTGTCCAATGAGACAAAATCATCTCATCTATTGGTGTGTATGGTCCACTATGTCCACCATAGAATGTCAACCAAAGTCCTTCATTCATAAAACATGGATCAGAGGTAACCGCA
This window contains:
- the lepB gene encoding signal peptidase I, producing the protein MKKKISGRSEDRKGKEKPEISKTREYYEALLVAVIFASFVKVFIFQTYQIPTPSMVPTILVGDHMIVNKFIYRARALPFMENVLPLESRIDRGDIVVIKGVEDPKILLVKRVIGLPGEIISGSGTTIYINGKPLEEPWARYEAGGRPGSAFGPLKIANGAYFVMGDNRDNSWDSRGWGTVTRDRVIGKPWITYWSYEAPPYNPNATFGQKVKNFLSVIPNFFTKTRWERTFTIPK
- a CDS encoding DUF6498-containing protein, whose protein sequence is MRSLPVFALVIAHIVLAGLTLLYSWGYFALLLTLWAEGFIIGFFNLGRIFLVCLGGEPFGKHVGVEGWAARLLWAIVLSGFFMVKYGGLVLGFGIFSLILPGIMAKEAGGDGLREIMDGLSSVTTGVLIASLVFFLSHGTSFFINYIGRKEFKKDNVVSLLFWPYARMAAMICIVVIAIFVSVAWVGLLESATFSFVLVFLKLGIDLFTHRVEHRRAFLQQP